One region of Flavobacteriales bacterium genomic DNA includes:
- a CDS encoding VOC family protein yields MTENNNYKIPAATRIGHVHLKVSDIQRSLDFYCGLLGFELITTYGPEAAFISAGGYHHHIGLNTWQSKNAPPPPANTTGLFHVAILYPTRKDLAYIFTRLREADYPLTGASDHGVSEALYLNDPDQNGLELYWDRPENQWPRKPDDSLDMFTKSLDIAGLLNELSR; encoded by the coding sequence GTGACAGAAAATAACAACTACAAAATCCCCGCAGCTACCCGCATCGGCCACGTACACTTAAAGGTGTCGGATATCCAACGGTCTCTTGATTTTTACTGCGGACTACTAGGCTTTGAATTGATAACTACCTACGGTCCTGAGGCTGCGTTTATTTCTGCCGGCGGATACCATCATCATATCGGACTGAATACCTGGCAAAGCAAAAATGCACCGCCACCTCCTGCAAATACAACCGGACTTTTCCATGTTGCCATTCTTTATCCTACCAGGAAGGACCTCGCATATATCTTCACGAGATTACGTGAAGCAGACTATCCCCTGACCGGTGCTTCCGATCATGGGGTATCTGAAGCCCTTTACCTTAACGATCCTGATCAGAACGGCCTGGAGCTTTATTGGGACCGACCTGAAAACCAATGGCCGCGAAAACCCGATGATTCGCTGGATATGTTTACCAAATCCCTTGATATCGCTGGCTTGTTGAATGAGTTAAGCCGGTAG
- a CDS encoding tetratricopeptide repeat protein codes for MNYYVYGKEYREEIDKGLAKDSTIAYLWQQRAMPLFKQGKYELGMSYIDKAVKYDPFHWMPYRAFIKCIFAQTYRDAIADFEKCRTVLGNAYVMDHTYNFYIALCKLQLNEFEDAERMLETEVDSQAVLYGDGLVHHLDLFYLGMSKYELGKYEEAVSVFDRALEKYPQFSDVQYYKSYCLLRLGRVEEAEALFALAKENGRAGYTINEDNEVYERYPYQVRWSHIRRPLQSGAPRT; via the coding sequence ATGAATTATTATGTTTATGGTAAGGAGTACCGGGAAGAGATCGACAAAGGACTGGCAAAGGATTCTACCATTGCCTACCTCTGGCAGCAAAGGGCCATGCCCTTGTTCAAACAAGGTAAGTATGAACTTGGAATGTCTTATATAGACAAGGCTGTAAAATATGACCCCTTCCATTGGATGCCGTATCGTGCCTTTATCAAATGCATTTTCGCGCAAACCTACCGTGATGCCATCGCAGATTTTGAGAAATGCAGGACGGTCCTGGGCAATGCGTATGTGATGGATCATACATACAACTTTTACATCGCACTTTGTAAACTGCAATTGAATGAGTTTGAAGACGCGGAAAGGATGTTGGAAACAGAAGTGGACAGTCAGGCAGTATTGTATGGTGACGGCCTTGTGCACCATCTGGATTTGTTTTACCTCGGCATGAGTAAATATGAGCTTGGAAAATATGAGGAGGCGGTTTCGGTGTTTGACCGTGCGCTGGAAAAATACCCGCAGTTCTCGGATGTTCAATACTACAAGAGTTATTGTTTGTTGCGACTGGGCAGAGTAGAAGAGGCCGAGGCGTTGTTTGCACTGGCAAAGGAAAACGGAAGAGCGGGCTATACGATCAATGAAGACAACGAAGTATATGAACGTTATCCTTACCAGGTGAGATGGAGTCATATTCGAAGGCCCCTGCAGTCAGGAGCACCCAGGACTTGA
- a CDS encoding YdcF family protein produces MQLNKHILSKPGLWALITILLPVVFVFWADWRVTSSAVGKTFTDSESLPENKVGLLLGTGKILGNGHINLYYKYRIDAAVQLYESGKIHYVLISGDNSKSYYDEPTTMKRDLIKRGVPSDKIYLDYAGFRTLDSVVRAREIFGQESITVISQRFHNQRAIYIADSKGMQAVGYNAQDVTAGYGFKVMVREKLARAKMYLDLIFGIKPKFLGKKIVIK; encoded by the coding sequence ATGCAACTAAACAAACATATATTAAGCAAGCCGGGGCTATGGGCGCTGATCACCATTCTTTTGCCTGTGGTGTTTGTGTTTTGGGCAGATTGGCGTGTGACATCCAGCGCGGTGGGCAAGACCTTCACCGATTCGGAATCCTTACCGGAAAATAAGGTTGGGTTGCTGCTGGGGACCGGAAAGATCCTTGGCAATGGTCACATCAACTTGTACTATAAATACCGGATTGATGCTGCCGTTCAATTATATGAATCCGGAAAGATTCATTATGTGCTGATCAGTGGAGATAACAGCAAAAGTTATTACGATGAGCCTACCACCATGAAACGGGACCTGATCAAACGGGGTGTTCCTTCGGATAAGATCTACCTTGACTATGCAGGGTTTCGGACGCTGGACTCCGTGGTCCGGGCCCGGGAGATCTTCGGGCAGGAAAGCATCACCGTTATTTCACAGCGCTTTCATAATCAGCGCGCCATTTACATAGCGGATAGCAAGGGGATGCAGGCCGTTGGTTACAACGCGCAGGATGTTACGGCAGGTTATGGTTTCAAAGTGATGGTACGGGAAAAACTGGCCCGCGCCAAAATGTACCTCGATCTTATCTTCGGTATAAAACCAAAATTCCTGGGGAAGAAGATTGTGATTAAATAG
- a CDS encoding VOC family protein — protein sequence MATVNVYLTFDGNCKEAFDFYKSVFGGDFQSVNTFGEMPPQEGRPPLPEEMKKRLMHISLPISKETSIMGSDIMPGMGPDLNVGNNFSLSVHPSSKGEADKIFQALAQGGQVNMPMEETFWNAYFGMLTDKFGINWMVNYELQKETVTSNN from the coding sequence ATGGCCACAGTAAATGTTTATCTCACTTTCGATGGAAATTGCAAGGAAGCCTTCGATTTCTATAAATCTGTATTTGGAGGAGATTTTCAATCTGTAAACACCTTTGGTGAAATGCCTCCGCAAGAAGGGCGACCACCGCTTCCGGAAGAGATGAAGAAGCGGTTGATGCATATTTCACTTCCCATCAGCAAGGAAACGTCCATCATGGGTAGCGACATCATGCCCGGTATGGGACCTGATCTGAATGTAGGGAATAACTTCAGCTTGTCTGTACACCCTTCCAGCAAAGGTGAAGCGGATAAGATCTTCCAGGCGCTTGCCCAGGGTGGACAAGTGAACATGCCGATGGAAGAAACATTCTGGAATGCCTATTTCGGAATGCTCACCGATAAATTCGGGATCAACTGGATGGTCAATTACGAATTGCAAAAGGAAACAGTAACCTCTAATAACTAA
- a CDS encoding DUF1272 domain-containing protein has translation MMELRLTCEHCDCALPNDSDRAMICTYDCTFCKTCVEEVLFNVCPNCGGGFEKRPTRPAGQLEKYPPRQEKVFKPIDPDTFAPLLKKYRDVDPRKRI, from the coding sequence ATGATGGAACTTCGCCTTACCTGTGAACACTGTGATTGTGCCTTGCCCAACGATAGCGACCGGGCCATGATCTGTACGTATGATTGCACCTTTTGTAAAACTTGCGTGGAGGAAGTGTTATTCAATGTTTGCCCCAACTGTGGAGGTGGATTTGAAAAGCGCCCGACCCGGCCCGCAGGTCAATTGGAGAAATATCCTCCGCGACAGGAAAAGGTGTTCAAACCCATTGATCCGGATACGTTTGCGCCCCTACTGAAAAAGTACAGGGATGTTGATCCGCGAAAAAGGATCTGA
- a CDS encoding zinc ribbon domain-containing protein: MSKTYKICQSCSMPLKKDAQGGGTNADGCKSNMYCSLCNQNGTFLNPEINSAEKMQAFVKDKLRSMGFPGFLSGLFTKGIPRLERWKMK, from the coding sequence ATGAGCAAAACTTATAAGATCTGCCAAAGCTGTAGCATGCCGCTTAAGAAGGACGCACAAGGCGGCGGTACGAATGCCGATGGGTGCAAAAGCAACATGTATTGCTCCCTTTGTAATCAGAACGGGACATTTCTGAATCCTGAGATCAATTCCGCAGAAAAGATGCAGGCATTCGTGAAAGATAAGTTGAGGTCCATGGGATTTCCGGGGTTTCTGAGCGGTTTATTTACCAAAGGAATTCCACGCCTGGAGCGGTGGAAGATGAAATGA
- a CDS encoding sulfite exporter TauE/SafE family protein has translation MLAEILGTVGGFGSSMLFVPIAGLFMDFHSVLGITALFHVASNITKIAFFRKGFDKKLVLSMGIPAVLLVIVGAYFSSLFRSDVLEFLLAIFLILLSAALLLFPQLKLKATQGNAIGSGMLSGIIAGMLGTGGAIRGIALTVFHLKTEVFIATSAMIDLGVDLSRSVVYVLEGYVHRKEMLLIPMLLVASVVGTYTGKRILEKLSEEQFRKIVLVLVLFTGLFTLGRWVAVNV, from the coding sequence TTGTTGGCGGAGATACTAGGCACCGTGGGAGGGTTTGGTTCTTCCATGCTCTTTGTCCCAATTGCCGGATTGTTCATGGACTTTCATTCCGTTCTTGGTATAACCGCCCTGTTTCATGTGGCCAGTAATATCACCAAGATCGCTTTCTTTCGTAAAGGGTTTGACAAGAAACTGGTTCTGTCCATGGGTATTCCAGCGGTATTGCTGGTCATTGTCGGGGCATATTTCAGTAGCTTGTTCAGATCGGATGTGCTGGAGTTTCTGTTGGCCATTTTCCTGATATTGTTAAGTGCGGCATTGCTCCTGTTTCCTCAGTTGAAGTTAAAGGCCACACAGGGTAATGCGATTGGAAGTGGAATGCTCTCAGGTATCATCGCAGGTATGCTGGGAACCGGAGGTGCCATCAGGGGCATAGCCTTGACTGTATTTCATCTCAAAACGGAAGTGTTCATCGCCACCTCAGCCATGATCGATCTTGGGGTGGACTTGAGTCGGAGTGTGGTTTACGTATTGGAAGGTTATGTGCATAGAAAGGAAATGCTTCTGATCCCAATGCTTCTGGTTGCCAGTGTTGTCGGTACCTATACCGGTAAACGTATTCTCGAAAAACTATCGGAAGAGCAATTCAGAAAGATCGTTCTTGTGCTGGTTTTATTTACAGGCCTCTTTACTTTGGGAAGGTGGGTGGCGGTGAATGTGTAG
- a CDS encoding deoxyribodipyrimidine photo-lyase has protein sequence MKVTVHWFRRDLRLDDNTALTHALRSGYPVQAVFIFDDRILEGLPDDDPRVSFIYGCLEDIHRQLHKHGGALHVVRGRPEEVWAALLNTYEIAGVYFNKDYEPYALQRDRQVTDILKQRGIGVHTFKDQVIFEENEVIKSDGSPYKIFTAYKNKWLEQFMHHDIGCDSAPPNYNRLQLNFPGREEVGLKKSNVHVAACDIDGLLDYAALRDFPSRHVTSRLGPHLRFGTVSIRWLVARVRNISEVFLSELIWREFFMQILFHFPHVVHSCFNAQYDRVKWRNNETEFEKWCEGKTGYPLVDAGMRELNETGYMHNRVRMVTAGFLCKHLLVDWRWGEAYFARKLLDYELASNNGNWQWAAGTGCDAAPYFRVFNPETQQKKFDKDLLYIKRWLPEFETPEYPKPIVEHTSARARVMDAFALTRQ, from the coding sequence ATGAAGGTCACTGTCCATTGGTTCAGGAGGGATCTGCGGTTGGATGATAACACCGCGCTCACCCATGCCCTTCGGTCAGGTTATCCTGTACAGGCTGTTTTTATATTCGATGACAGGATACTGGAAGGACTGCCTGATGATGATCCGAGGGTGTCATTCATATACGGGTGTTTGGAAGATATCCACCGACAGCTCCATAAACATGGTGGTGCATTGCACGTGGTTCGCGGAAGGCCTGAGGAAGTGTGGGCAGCGCTATTGAATACATACGAAATTGCAGGGGTATATTTTAATAAGGACTATGAACCTTACGCATTGCAGAGAGACCGCCAGGTTACTGACATCTTGAAGCAAAGAGGAATCGGTGTTCACACATTCAAGGACCAGGTGATCTTCGAGGAGAACGAGGTGATAAAAAGCGACGGTTCACCCTATAAAATTTTTACTGCTTATAAGAACAAATGGTTGGAACAGTTCATGCATCATGACATTGGATGTGATAGCGCTCCTCCAAACTATAACAGATTGCAATTGAACTTTCCCGGTCGTGAGGAGGTCGGACTGAAGAAAAGTAACGTTCACGTGGCTGCCTGTGATATCGACGGTCTTTTGGATTACGCGGCGCTCAGGGATTTTCCTTCACGTCATGTGACAAGTAGGTTGGGCCCGCATCTGCGTTTTGGTACGGTTAGTATACGCTGGCTTGTAGCAAGGGTCAGGAACATATCCGAGGTGTTTCTCAGCGAATTGATATGGCGTGAATTTTTTATGCAGATACTGTTTCATTTTCCACATGTGGTGCATTCCTGCTTTAACGCCCAATACGATCGGGTTAAATGGAGAAACAATGAAACGGAATTTGAAAAGTGGTGCGAAGGTAAAACCGGTTATCCTTTGGTAGACGCTGGTATGCGTGAGCTGAATGAAACGGGATACATGCATAACCGTGTGCGCATGGTGACGGCCGGATTCCTCTGCAAACACTTGCTGGTAGACTGGCGGTGGGGTGAGGCTTACTTTGCACGTAAATTACTGGATTATGAGCTGGCATCGAACAATGGCAACTGGCAGTGGGCAGCGGGAACCGGTTGTGATGCGGCACCGTATTTTCGTGTTTTTAATCCGGAAACCCAACAGAAAAAGTTCGATAAAGACTTACTGTATATCAAACGCTGGTTGCCTGAATTTGAAACACCGGAATATCCGAAGCCAATCGTTGAGCACACATCTGCAAGAGCGAGGGTGATGGATGCATTTGCCTTGACACGACAATAG
- a CDS encoding DUF1801 domain-containing protein, translated as MKKNPAVDEYLKKKDHPMTDEINQVREIILTTDDRIEETIKWSSPTFIYKGNMASYFMNAKTFVSLMFHKGATIKDPHNLLEGDGKEARVARFEDAKDITKKKKALQAVVKEWIKTQDAI; from the coding sequence ATGAAGAAAAATCCAGCCGTGGATGAATACCTGAAAAAGAAGGACCATCCGATGACCGATGAGATCAACCAGGTCAGGGAGATCATTCTGACCACCGACGACCGCATCGAGGAGACCATCAAATGGAGCAGTCCCACCTTTATCTATAAAGGCAACATGGCATCCTATTTTATGAATGCCAAAACCTTTGTAAGCTTGATGTTTCACAAAGGAGCGACCATCAAAGATCCACACAACCTTTTGGAAGGCGACGGCAAGGAAGCCCGGGTGGCCCGTTTTGAAGATGCAAAGGATATTACCAAAAAGAAGAAGGCGCTCCAGGCCGTGGTAAAGGAATGGATCAAAACGCAAGATGCAATCTGA
- a CDS encoding GNAT family N-acetyltransferase, with protein MAEQLGIHEITPQDVDLITSYWAESDDRYLEGMGVDLGKMPDPEVFREMLNAQISKPIREKQAYALIWTCNDLPIGHNNINQITFGKQANMHLHIWKQEHRKKGWGVGLVRLAIPVFFEKYQLERILCEPYALNPAPHKLLEKIGFEFVKTYTTIPGSINFEQEVHQWVMTREHWNLIQ; from the coding sequence ATGGCCGAACAACTAGGTATACATGAAATCACACCACAGGATGTGGATCTGATCACCAGCTACTGGGCAGAATCAGATGACCGTTATCTTGAAGGCATGGGGGTGGATCTGGGCAAGATGCCCGACCCGGAAGTTTTCAGGGAAATGTTGAATGCACAGATCTCAAAACCCATCCGTGAAAAGCAGGCCTATGCCTTGATCTGGACATGCAACGATTTACCCATAGGGCATAATAACATCAATCAGATCACCTTTGGTAAGCAGGCAAATATGCATCTTCACATATGGAAACAGGAACACAGAAAGAAGGGCTGGGGAGTGGGTCTTGTAAGACTTGCAATTCCGGTCTTCTTTGAGAAATATCAACTGGAGAGAATCCTTTGTGAACCCTATGCTTTGAATCCGGCGCCCCATAAATTACTTGAAAAAATAGGCTTCGAGTTTGTTAAAACATATACCACCATCCCCGGCTCCATCAACTTTGAACAGGAAGTGCACCAGTGGGTGATGACAAGAGAACATTGGAATCTGATACAATAG
- a CDS encoding CocE/NonD family hydrolase: protein MRVFNSLLIFVLFISLFIPGICNAQVLTPQVDSIPMRDGKKLAADIYIPQGGGTFPVILIQTPYNRLYYRLGLPLGFQKNLDSSPYIFVIVDWRCFYGSQGACIAQPNRGQDGKDVVDWIAAQSWSNGKVGTWGPSALGKIQFQTAREQPAALVCSVPLVAGSQFNYEEYFPGGCYRKEYADQLDALGYGLSPFLLANPVHNLTWQIAEGANLYPDQIKVPMLMIGGWYDHNVDVMTSLFNLLKSSGDPAVKDQHRLVMGPWAHGGFGQAQVGSGQQGELFYPEASGWSDSLALAFLDYHLRGIANNWPSNANVTGFQMGDNVWETFSSWPPVTQDLTLYLHEDDTLRESSPAVSSSSTSLQYDPRDPSPTIGGPTLHQDLDQGPYDQAPIVESRNDILTFTTPPLQQDVKVQGEVRVHLYMSSDRKDTDICLRLTDVYPDNRSMLVSDQVLRMRFRDGYTASDTAVMVPGQVYEVELTFDHTAITFPAGHRIRLDITSSNYPRFDANLNNGGAMYVAGDTLIATNTFYHETNRPARVILPVSDATIGMNDISEPSVLPELFPNPAHHHTTVRWPYTIPLGEVVKITCYDLIGNMVVTTSVDQQHLKFSTEEFTPGIYLIRMEGSGKSYTRKLVVR from the coding sequence ATGCGTGTTTTCAACAGTCTCCTCATTTTCGTCCTCTTCATTTCCTTATTTATTCCGGGAATTTGTAACGCCCAGGTTCTGACACCACAGGTAGATTCCATTCCCATGCGGGATGGCAAGAAGCTCGCAGCGGACATATACATCCCCCAGGGAGGAGGCACCTTCCCGGTGATCCTCATCCAGACACCATACAACCGGTTATATTACCGGCTGGGACTTCCACTTGGCTTTCAAAAGAATCTGGACAGCAGTCCTTACATTTTTGTGATTGTTGACTGGCGCTGTTTTTATGGATCCCAGGGTGCGTGTATTGCCCAACCCAACCGGGGGCAGGATGGGAAGGATGTGGTAGATTGGATCGCAGCACAATCATGGAGCAATGGCAAAGTTGGTACATGGGGGCCGTCCGCCCTTGGTAAGATCCAGTTTCAGACTGCCAGGGAACAACCTGCAGCGTTGGTATGCAGTGTACCGTTGGTGGCGGGTTCACAATTCAACTATGAAGAATACTTTCCCGGCGGATGTTACCGTAAAGAATATGCCGACCAGCTGGATGCATTGGGCTATGGCTTATCGCCCTTCCTGCTGGCCAATCCGGTACATAATCTCACATGGCAGATCGCAGAGGGTGCCAATCTTTATCCCGATCAGATCAAAGTACCCATGTTGATGATCGGTGGCTGGTATGACCATAATGTGGATGTCATGACCTCCTTATTTAACCTGTTGAAAAGTTCCGGTGACCCTGCCGTCAAAGATCAGCATCGGTTGGTGATGGGTCCCTGGGCGCATGGCGGATTTGGACAAGCTCAGGTGGGTTCAGGTCAACAGGGTGAATTGTTCTACCCCGAAGCATCCGGCTGGAGTGATTCCCTGGCACTTGCATTTCTGGACTACCACCTGCGGGGTATTGCAAACAACTGGCCATCCAACGCCAATGTTACGGGTTTTCAGATGGGAGATAACGTGTGGGAAACGTTTTCATCCTGGCCACCGGTTACACAGGACCTCACACTTTATCTTCATGAAGATGACACATTGCGGGAATCATCGCCTGCGGTTTCATCCTCTTCCACTTCATTGCAGTATGACCCGCGCGATCCGTCGCCAACCATTGGAGGCCCTACCCTTCATCAGGATCTGGACCAGGGACCTTACGACCAGGCTCCTATAGTGGAAAGCCGCAACGACATACTCACTTTCACCACGCCGCCGTTGCAACAGGACGTAAAAGTTCAGGGAGAAGTTCGCGTTCATCTTTACATGTCGAGCGACCGGAAGGACACCGACATTTGTTTGCGGTTGACGGACGTTTACCCTGACAACCGGTCCATGCTGGTAAGCGACCAGGTCTTACGCATGCGGTTCCGGGATGGCTATACCGCATCGGATACCGCTGTCATGGTTCCCGGCCAGGTGTATGAGGTAGAGCTGACATTCGATCATACGGCCATTACTTTTCCGGCGGGACATCGCATCCGGTTAGACATCACCTCTTCCAATTATCCCAGGTTTGATGCCAACCTGAACAACGGCGGGGCCATGTATGTGGCTGGCGACACGCTGATCGCCACCAACACTTTTTATCATGAAACCAACCGTCCTGCCCGGGTGATTCTACCTGTATCGGATGCAACCATAGGCATGAACGATATATCCGAACCTTCAGTGCTGCCGGAACTCTTCCCTAACCCCGCACATCATCATACCACAGTCCGGTGGCCTTACACAATACCGTTGGGAGAAGTTGTAAAAATCACATGCTATGATTTGATAGGAAATATGGTAGTTACTACGAGTGTGGATCAGCAGCATCTTAAATTCTCAACAGAAGAATTCACACCTGGCATTTATCTTATTCGCATGGAAGGTTCCGGTAAATCCTACACCCGTAAGCTTGTAGTCCGGTAA
- the ggt gene encoding gamma-glutamyltransferase: protein MRTLHLIIVLFCVACGSGSEPPQEYVEQGRGIIADHAMVVCAHPAAAKIGQQILKKKGNAVDAAVATQLALAVCYPNAGNLGGGGFMIVRLKDGSTDALDFREVAPSGATRDMFLDKDGEVREGVSLETGLAVGIPGTVDGIFKAHAKYGHLPFAELIQPAIDLARNGFEVTALQAEELNDLDSLFRVRNPGYHYFEKETPWQYGDILKQEHLARTLEHIRDLGRDGFYKGETAEAIVKASARTGGIITAEDLSAYNATWRKPVEDTYRKYRIISMPPPSSGGVILLQMLKMLENYEVASLGFQSPDAMHLIVEVEKRAYADRAQHLGDPDFWKVPLDNMLDKNYLKERMANYQPTATRISDSIHAGAFTEHEETTHLSVIDADGNAVSLTTTLNDNYGCKIFADEAGFLLNNEMDDFNAKPGVPNMYGLVGGEANAVAGGKRMLSSMTPTIVERDDKLWMVIGSPGGSTIITSVLQGFLNVAEFKMTMQEAVEAPRFHHQWLPDLLQVEEGRISSQVLHALEARGHRIKDRGPMGRVDAILIMDDGKLEGGADPRGDDTAEGF from the coding sequence ATGAGAACCCTCCATCTCATTATAGTGTTGTTTTGTGTGGCTTGCGGATCGGGTTCAGAACCACCGCAGGAATACGTTGAACAGGGTCGCGGTATCATCGCTGACCATGCCATGGTGGTATGTGCACATCCCGCAGCTGCAAAGATCGGGCAGCAAATCCTGAAGAAAAAAGGGAATGCCGTGGATGCTGCTGTTGCTACCCAGTTGGCACTTGCGGTCTGCTATCCCAACGCTGGTAACCTCGGTGGAGGGGGATTTATGATTGTTCGTTTGAAGGATGGAAGTACCGATGCGCTTGATTTCCGGGAAGTGGCGCCATCAGGGGCAACAAGGGATATGTTCCTTGATAAGGATGGTGAGGTACGGGAAGGCGTGAGTCTTGAAACGGGCCTGGCGGTTGGCATACCGGGTACTGTTGATGGAATATTCAAGGCTCATGCAAAATACGGACACCTACCGTTTGCTGAGCTGATCCAACCCGCCATAGATTTGGCCAGGAACGGATTTGAAGTAACGGCACTGCAGGCGGAAGAATTGAATGACCTCGATAGCCTATTCCGTGTCAGAAATCCCGGATACCATTATTTTGAAAAGGAAACACCCTGGCAGTATGGCGATATTCTGAAGCAGGAACATCTCGCCAGAACCCTGGAACATATCAGGGACCTGGGACGGGACGGATTCTATAAAGGTGAAACCGCCGAAGCCATTGTGAAAGCCTCCGCACGCACGGGTGGCATCATTACAGCCGAGGATCTTAGCGCATACAATGCCACATGGCGCAAACCAGTTGAAGACACTTACCGGAAGTACCGCATCATCTCTATGCCTCCGCCATCCAGTGGCGGCGTGATTCTTCTTCAAATGCTGAAAATGCTGGAGAATTACGAGGTGGCTTCCCTCGGGTTTCAAAGTCCTGATGCCATGCACCTGATCGTGGAAGTGGAAAAACGTGCTTATGCAGATCGTGCCCAGCACCTGGGTGATCCTGATTTCTGGAAAGTTCCGCTGGATAATATGCTGGACAAGAATTATCTGAAGGAAAGAATGGCCAACTATCAGCCAACTGCTACCAGGATATCAGATTCTATTCATGCGGGAGCTTTTACCGAACATGAAGAAACTACCCATCTTTCTGTGATTGATGCGGATGGCAATGCGGTGTCTCTGACCACCACGCTGAATGACAACTATGGTTGTAAGATATTTGCGGATGAGGCCGGTTTCCTTCTCAACAATGAAATGGACGATTTCAACGCAAAGCCGGGCGTGCCTAACATGTATGGCCTGGTTGGCGGGGAAGCGAACGCTGTTGCCGGTGGCAAACGTATGTTGAGTTCGATGACACCCACCATTGTTGAACGCGATGACAAACTGTGGATGGTCATAGGCTCTCCAGGTGGCTCAACCATCATTACTTCTGTCTTACAGGGTTTCCTGAATGTTGCGGAGTTTAAGATGACGATGCAGGAAGCAGTAGAAGCACCCCGGTTTCATCATCAATGGCTGCCAGACCTGCTACAGGTAGAGGAGGGGCGCATTTCCTCTCAAGTGCTTCATGCTTTGGAGGCTCGTGGACACCGCATTAAAGACCGTGGCCCGATGGGGCGGGTGGATGCCATTCTGATAATGGATGACGGCAAACTCGAAGGTGGCGCCGATCCGAGAGGGGATGATACGGCGGAAGGGTTTTGA
- a CDS encoding GreA/GreB family elongation factor, whose translation MKHIKERLHSHCMQYATARIERIRQEITEAQVAANEEVKSSAGDKHETGRAMAQLEVEKNAQLLHEAEKLKAVMETIPANRTSETVTPGSLVITSDGVFYIAISIGKAEVEGMPYLIISAESPIGMALSGKKKGDEITWNNRRYVIEEVR comes from the coding sequence ATGAAACACATCAAGGAAAGGCTTCATTCACACTGCATGCAATACGCCACCGCACGTATCGAACGTATCAGACAGGAAATAACAGAAGCGCAGGTGGCGGCAAATGAAGAAGTAAAAAGCAGTGCGGGTGACAAACACGAGACCGGGCGGGCCATGGCACAACTCGAAGTGGAGAAAAATGCGCAACTACTGCACGAGGCGGAAAAACTAAAGGCCGTGATGGAAACGATACCGGCGAACAGAACCTCAGAAACGGTGACACCAGGTTCTTTGGTCATTACTTCTGATGGAGTGTTTTACATCGCCATCAGCATTGGAAAAGCAGAGGTCGAAGGGATGCCATACCTGATCATTTCCGCTGAATCGCCCATTGGAATGGCTCTATCAGGAAAGAAAAAAGGAGACGAAATAACCTGGAATAACCGGAGGTATGTGATTGAGGAGGTGAGGTGA
- a CDS encoding type II toxin-antitoxin system RelE/ParE family toxin — protein MTTPRTVIWSALARTTYLNVLRYILEHWSEVEAIQFDTKVESLISKLRTYHQLCPPSRLKKGVRRCVISAHTSLVYKIKGHEIELITFLDNRGNPSY, from the coding sequence GTGACCACACCAAGAACCGTTATCTGGTCGGCCCTGGCCAGAACTACCTATCTTAATGTTCTTCGTTACATCCTGGAGCATTGGTCAGAAGTTGAAGCGATACAATTTGACACCAAGGTTGAGAGCCTCATTTCAAAACTCAGAACTTATCATCAACTCTGTCCTCCCTCCAGATTGAAGAAAGGAGTGCGGCGATGTGTTATTTCCGCACATACTTCACTTGTTTATAAAATCAAAGGCCATGAGATCGAGTTGATCACATTCCTGGACAACAGAGGGAATCCCTCTTATTAG